In one window of Gopherus evgoodei ecotype Sinaloan lineage chromosome 9, rGopEvg1_v1.p, whole genome shotgun sequence DNA:
- the AGTR1 gene encoding type-1 angiotensin II receptor: protein MSLNSSTEGTVKRVHVDCPVSGRHAYIYIMVPTVYSIIFIVGIFGNSLVVIVICVYLKLKTVASVFLLNLALADLCFLMTLPLWAAYTAMEYHWPFGNCLCKLASAVVSFNLYASVFLLTCLSIDRYLAIVHPMKSRLKRTMLVAKITCIGIWLLAGLASLPVLIHRDVFFVENMNMTICAFRYKTHNTTLPVELGLFKNMLGFLIPFLIILTSYTLIWKTLKKAYQIQKNKTRNDEIFKIIVAIVLFFFFSWIPHQVFTFLDVLIQLGIITECQVVDVVDTAMPFTICIAYFNNCLNPFLYGFFGKKFKKYFLQLLKYIPPNVRAHPSLTTKMSSLSFRPSENLSLSMKKTIGTFDIE, encoded by the coding sequence ATGAGCCTTAATTCATCTACCGAAGGGACTGTTAAAAGAGTCCATGTTGACTGCCCCGTTTCAGGAAGGCATGCCTATATATACATTATGGTTCCAACTGTTTACAGCATCATCTTTATTGTAGGCATATTCGGGAACAGCTTGGTGGTCATTGTCATTTGCGTCTACCTGAAATTAAAGACTGTGGCTAGTGTCTTTCTGTTGAACTTAGCCCTGGCTGACTTATGTTTCCTAATGACATTGCCACTGTGGGCAGCCTACACAGCCATGGAATACCACTGGCCTTTTGGGAACTGTTTATGTAAATTAGCATCAGCTGTGGTAAGTTTCAACCTGTATGCCAGTGTGTTTCTACTCACATGTCTTAGCATTGACCGTTACCTGGCTATAGTACATCCAATGAAGTCCCGACTTAAGCGCACCATGCTTGTTGCCAAAATAACTTGCATTGGCATCTGGCTGCTAGCAGGATTGGCTAGTTTGCCTGTCCTAATTCACCGTGATGTATTTTTTGTCGAGAATATGAATATGACAATTTGTGCTTTTCGGTACAAAACCCATAATACAACACTGCCTGTTGAGCTAGGTTTATTTAAGAacatgttgggttttttaattccctttttgATAATTTTAACAAGCTACACCTTAATCTGGAAGACGCTGAAGAAGGCTTACCAAATTCAGAAAAACAAGACCAGAAATGATGAGATTTTTAAGATAATTGTGGCAATAgtacttttcttcttcttttcctgGATTCCTCATCAAGTGTTTACCTTTCTGGATGTATTAATCCAGCTAGGTATCATAACAGAATGCCAAGTTGTTGATGTTGTGGATACAGCTATGCCCTTCACCATCTGCATAGCTTACTTCAACAATTGCTTGAATCCCTTTCTTTAtggtttttttggaaaaaaatttaaaaaatatttcctgcagCTACTAAAGTACATTCCACCAAATGTCAGAGCACATCCAAGTCTAACAACAAAAATGAGTTCCCTTTCCTTTCGACCATCAGAAAACTTAAGTTTATCCATGAAGAAGACTATTGGGACTTTTGACATTGAGTGA